One genomic region from Conexibacter woesei DSM 14684 encodes:
- a CDS encoding LacI family DNA-binding transcriptional regulator, with the protein MSAQRRPRLEEVADAAGVSKSIASRVLNGDPTVSVRDETRQRIAAVARELGYRPHPVARALASAETGALALLVPAFDNPAYTDLIRGAYGRARERGYVLLAAEDSEGQQADGSFTELVRAGRIDGLLIASALPARPLLAALERHWVPHVFVNRAVPGAVANVVLDVERASRLALDHLVGLGHERLGHVAGLRAIESARRREEAFLDAAHARGLEPVVVRAAFSAAGGAEAARRLLARHPDVTALWVSSFEQALGALRAAADAGRDVPGDLSVLAFENVPLADYTLPRLTTIAMPMRELGAASVDVLLDQLGGAPPQIHQLPTEPRLVVRDSTRPPR; encoded by the coding sequence GTGAGCGCGCAGCGGCGACCGCGGCTGGAGGAGGTCGCGGATGCGGCGGGGGTCTCGAAGTCGATCGCCTCGCGGGTGCTCAACGGCGACCCGACCGTCTCGGTCCGCGACGAGACGCGGCAGCGGATCGCCGCCGTCGCGCGCGAGCTGGGCTACCGTCCGCACCCGGTCGCCCGCGCGCTCGCAAGCGCGGAGACCGGGGCGCTGGCGCTGCTCGTGCCGGCGTTCGACAACCCGGCGTACACCGACCTGATCCGCGGCGCCTACGGCCGCGCCCGCGAGCGCGGCTACGTCCTGCTCGCCGCCGAGGACTCCGAGGGCCAGCAGGCCGATGGCTCCTTCACCGAGCTGGTCCGCGCCGGCCGCATCGACGGTCTGCTGATCGCCTCCGCGCTCCCGGCCAGACCGCTGCTGGCGGCGCTGGAGCGCCACTGGGTCCCGCACGTCTTCGTCAATCGCGCGGTGCCGGGCGCGGTCGCCAACGTCGTGCTCGACGTCGAGCGCGCCAGCCGGCTCGCGCTCGACCACCTCGTCGGGCTCGGGCACGAGCGGCTCGGCCACGTCGCGGGCCTGAGAGCGATCGAGTCGGCGAGGCGGCGCGAGGAGGCGTTCCTCGACGCCGCCCACGCGCGCGGCCTGGAGCCGGTCGTCGTGCGCGCCGCCTTCTCGGCCGCCGGCGGCGCCGAGGCGGCCCGCAGACTGCTCGCGAGGCACCCCGACGTGACCGCCCTCTGGGTCAGCTCGTTCGAGCAGGCGCTCGGCGCCCTGCGCGCCGCCGCCGACGCCGGCCGCGACGTGCCCGGCGACCTGTCGGTGCTGGCGTTCGAGAACGTCCCGCTCGCCGACTACACGCTGCCGCGCCTGACGACGATCGCGATGCCGATGCGCGAGCTGGGCGCGGCGTCGGTCGACGTGCTGCTGGATCAGCTCGGCGGCGCGCCGCCGCAGATCCACCAGCTGCCGACCGAGCCGCGCCTGGTCGTGCGCGACTCGACGAGGCCGCCGCGCTGA
- a CDS encoding FadR/GntR family transcriptional regulator, which produces METEPKPAGARLLGGASRAARTRLSASDELTQDLIDALKRQGFGPGDRLPSVTALATQFAVAAPTIREALRRLQALGFLDFRHGSGVYVREPLERVIVSNPYSGQLDPDVLLDLIDARLLIEPHLACLAVVRGGAEAVAELERILDLADQSLQGQDETLSDLNLDFHRAIARLSGNKVLGQTMDSLLDLYAAEQMMILQVYDNRERDAREHRAVLTAIRGGRPDLAAEQMREHLTGVRTVVEERLRAH; this is translated from the coding sequence ATGGAGACGGAGCCCAAGCCCGCCGGAGCGAGGTTGCTCGGCGGCGCGTCGCGTGCGGCGCGGACGCGCCTGAGCGCATCGGACGAGCTGACGCAGGACCTCATAGACGCGCTCAAGCGGCAGGGCTTCGGTCCCGGCGACAGGCTGCCGTCGGTGACGGCGCTCGCGACGCAGTTCGCGGTCGCCGCGCCGACGATCCGCGAGGCGCTGCGGCGGCTGCAGGCGCTCGGCTTCCTCGACTTCCGCCACGGCTCGGGCGTCTACGTGCGTGAGCCGCTGGAGCGCGTGATCGTCTCCAACCCCTATTCCGGCCAGCTCGACCCCGACGTGCTGCTCGACCTGATCGACGCGCGCCTGCTGATCGAGCCGCACCTTGCCTGCCTGGCGGTCGTGCGGGGCGGGGCGGAGGCGGTCGCCGAGCTGGAGCGGATCCTCGACCTCGCCGACCAGTCGCTCCAAGGGCAGGACGAGACGCTGAGCGACCTGAACCTCGACTTCCACCGCGCGATCGCGCGGCTGTCGGGCAACAAGGTGCTCGGCCAGACGATGGACTCGCTGCTCGACCTCTACGCGGCCGAGCAGATGATGATCTTGCAGGTCTACGACAACCGCGAGCGCGACGCACGCGAGCACCGGGCGGTGCTCACGGCGATCCGCGGCGGACGGCCGGACCTCGCCGCGGAACAGATGCGCGAGCACCTCACGGGTGTGCGCACCGTGGTCGAGGAACGCCTTCGCGCGCACTGA
- a CDS encoding ABC transporter substrate-binding protein: protein MEDGRRRRLSPVGMIGAAVLLIVLVVVVVSVAGGGDDDDKTSVSAGGGSTTAPARSSGGAATREETLVLGQYRPPTGKIGNPYVQASDALVSDGLHELVYEALFYVNYQTGETEPWLATGYEYSDDNRTITLRLRDDVSWNDGKPFSADDVVYTMRQILAARAPFRAANIQGAVRSIRKLSPTEVRIDLRAPNPRFVDSELSSYVYTANFIPLPKHVFEGQRFETFAFYDLARGLPLGTGPYRLTDVTASAATLQRNDDWWAARAGVADVVPKKVVYTSPGPEDSAVSGLESSALDYAGQSVPSVAGFIAAKERNPQLVNWDGDLGWLDPCPYALTVNTKRRPWDDAELRWALNASIDKEQFSRLFNTPGESTPARTTYPEYPQLSELIDANEDLLAEYPTLDHDLDRAAQIFESKGYRREGGVWTKDGQKLSLKLNLFSPAALGPVWGDAAQLLNQQLREAGIAVEVDPGDFNTIAANRAEGRFDAQSWFECGSVTDPWATLNRYTNAPGNDNAGRWSNAAYDRIVAQMGELPPGDAQIRELYAQAMEIWLRELPVIPLNQRPTPIVMNQTYWRNWPTADNGYTQPAPFGMNFHQVITRLQSARGEQ, encoded by the coding sequence ATGGAGGATGGTCGTCGACGGCGCTTGTCGCCCGTCGGGATGATCGGCGCCGCCGTGCTGCTGATCGTGCTGGTCGTCGTGGTCGTGTCGGTCGCCGGTGGCGGTGATGACGACGACAAGACGAGCGTGAGCGCAGGCGGCGGGTCCACCACCGCGCCGGCCAGAAGCTCGGGCGGGGCGGCGACGCGTGAGGAGACGCTCGTGCTCGGGCAGTACCGCCCGCCCACGGGCAAGATCGGCAACCCGTACGTGCAGGCGAGCGACGCGCTCGTCTCCGACGGGCTGCACGAGCTGGTCTACGAAGCGCTGTTCTACGTGAATTACCAGACCGGTGAGACCGAGCCGTGGCTCGCGACCGGCTATGAGTACAGCGACGACAACAGAACGATCACGCTGAGACTGCGTGACGACGTCAGCTGGAACGACGGCAAGCCGTTCAGCGCCGACGACGTCGTCTACACGATGAGACAGATCCTGGCGGCCAGAGCGCCGTTCCGCGCGGCCAACATACAGGGCGCGGTCAGATCGATCAGAAAGCTGTCGCCGACCGAGGTCCGGATCGACCTCAGAGCGCCCAACCCGCGCTTCGTCGACAGCGAGCTGTCCTCCTACGTCTACACCGCGAACTTCATCCCGCTGCCCAAGCACGTCTTCGAGGGGCAGAGATTCGAGACGTTCGCCTTCTACGACCTCGCCAGAGGCCTGCCGCTCGGCACCGGCCCGTACCGCCTCACCGACGTCACCGCCTCCGCGGCGACGCTGCAGCGCAACGACGACTGGTGGGCGGCGAGAGCCGGCGTCGCCGACGTCGTGCCGAAGAAGGTCGTCTACACGAGCCCCGGTCCCGAGGACTCGGCCGTCTCCGGCCTGGAGAGCAGCGCGCTCGACTACGCCGGCCAGTCGGTCCCGTCCGTCGCCGGCTTCATCGCCGCGAAGGAGCGCAACCCGCAGCTCGTCAACTGGGACGGCGACCTTGGCTGGCTCGACCCGTGCCCGTACGCGCTGACCGTCAACACGAAGCGCAGACCGTGGGACGACGCCGAGCTGCGCTGGGCGCTCAACGCCTCGATCGACAAGGAGCAGTTCAGCCGCCTCTTCAACACCCCCGGCGAGTCGACCCCGGCGCGCACGACGTACCCCGAGTACCCGCAGCTGAGCGAGCTGATAGACGCCAACGAGGACCTGCTCGCCGAGTACCCGACGCTCGACCACGACCTCGACAGAGCGGCGCAGATCTTCGAGTCGAAGGGCTACAGAAGAGAGGGCGGCGTCTGGACCAAGGACGGGCAGAAGCTGTCGCTGAAGCTCAACCTCTTCTCGCCGGCCGCGCTCGGCCCGGTCTGGGGCGATGCGGCGCAGCTGCTCAACCAGCAGTTGAGAGAGGCCGGGATCGCCGTCGAGGTCGACCCGGGCGACTTCAACACGATCGCGGCCAACCGCGCCGAGGGCAGATTCGACGCGCAGTCGTGGTTCGAGTGCGGCAGCGTCACCGATCCGTGGGCGACGCTCAACCGCTACACGAACGCGCCGGGCAACGACAACGCCGGCAGATGGAGCAACGCCGCCTACGACAGAATCGTCGCGCAGATGGGCGAGCTGCCGCCGGGCGACGCGCAGATCAGAGAGCTGTACGCGCAGGCGATGGAGATCTGGCTCAGAGAGCTGCCGGTGATCCCGCTCAACCAGCGGCCGACGCCGATCGTGATGAATCAGACGTACTGGAGAAACTGGCCGACCGCGGACAACGGCTACACGCAGCCCGCGCCGTTCGGGATGAACTTCCACCAGGTCATCACCAGACTCCAGTCCGCGAGAGGCGAGCAGTGA
- a CDS encoding ABC transporter permease, with translation MTLDYALRRIAFFVVVVWITVTAMFFLVRLAPGDPITDQVTRMQASGQALAAGPELIEEYRRQFGLDKPMVEQYFSYLKQLAQGDLGYSVTNFPTRVTTLIGDALPWTLGLLFSAIVISWVVGSLLGGLMAWRTTPAIARGLMSSLMLFAAIPYYLVALLLLYVFAYELQWLPTGGAQDPLGTSGGAFAQVADVLEHALLPAASIVLAFVGIWMIGMRSMMISVLGSDHLLLAEAKGLPQRRIFTRYAMHPAILPQVTTLAIYIGYVVAGSILVEVLFSYPGLGKVLVAAVDARDYPVIQGVVLMMVVTTAGALLILDLIYPLIDPRIRYGRD, from the coding sequence ATGACGCTCGACTACGCCCTGCGGCGGATCGCCTTCTTCGTCGTCGTCGTGTGGATCACCGTCACGGCGATGTTCTTCCTCGTCCGGCTCGCGCCGGGCGACCCGATCACCGACCAGGTGACGCGGATGCAGGCCTCCGGTCAGGCGCTCGCCGCCGGGCCGGAGCTGATCGAGGAGTACAGACGCCAGTTCGGCCTCGACAAGCCGATGGTCGAGCAGTACTTCTCCTACCTCAAGCAGCTCGCGCAGGGCGACCTCGGCTACTCGGTCACGAACTTCCCGACGAGAGTCACGACGCTGATCGGCGACGCGCTGCCGTGGACGCTCGGGCTGCTGTTCAGCGCGATCGTGATCTCGTGGGTCGTCGGCTCGCTGCTCGGCGGGCTGATGGCGTGGCGCACGACGCCCGCGATCGCGCGCGGATTGATGTCGTCGCTGATGCTGTTCGCGGCGATCCCGTACTACCTCGTCGCGCTGCTGCTGCTCTACGTCTTCGCGTACGAGCTGCAATGGCTGCCGACCGGCGGCGCGCAGGACCCGCTCGGCACGAGCGGCGGCGCGTTCGCGCAGGTCGCCGACGTGCTCGAGCACGCGCTGCTGCCGGCGGCGAGCATCGTGCTCGCGTTCGTCGGCATCTGGATGATCGGCATGCGCTCGATGATGATCTCGGTGCTCGGCTCCGATCACCTGCTGCTGGCGGAGGCGAAGGGCCTGCCGCAGCGGCGGATCTTCACCCGTTACGCGATGCACCCGGCGATCCTGCCGCAGGTCACGACGCTGGCGATCTACATCGGCTACGTCGTCGCCGGCTCGATCCTCGTCGAGGTGCTGTTCTCCTACCCGGGCCTCGGCAAGGTGCTGGTCGCGGCGGTCGACGCGCGCGACTACCCGGTGATCCAGGGCGTCGTCCTGATGATGGTCGTCACGACCGCGGGCGCGCTGCTGATCCTCGACCTGATCTATCCGCTGATCGACCCCCGCATCCGCTATGGCCGCGACTGA
- a CDS encoding ABC transporter permease produces the protein MAATDVLTPEAPALERPREKRRWLTPRLVLGLTLFLAPLVLSLLARFAIDRGETEIFAFDPKLEPGDGHPLGTDGSGRDVLAVIVYSTAPTFQMALVAGLAATLIGTAAGLVSGYMRGAPDTLVRGISDVMIGIPAFAMLILVAAVMGDLSLLGLALVIALFTWPLVARAVRAQVLTLREQPFVTISRLSNRSPGAIMAFELLPNLLTLVTAMFVGAISGALAIAIGLQLIGLGPIDTQTLGLALQNALSAGALSQGLWWWWLPPAALLIVFFVGLFLVSLAVDEIANPRLRKAGRNDG, from the coding sequence ATGGCCGCGACTGACGTCCTGACCCCCGAGGCGCCGGCGCTGGAGCGCCCGCGCGAGAAGCGCCGCTGGCTGACGCCGCGGCTCGTGCTCGGGCTCACGCTGTTCCTCGCGCCGCTCGTGCTGAGCCTGCTCGCGCGCTTCGCGATCGACCGCGGCGAGACGGAGATCTTCGCCTTCGACCCGAAGCTGGAGCCGGGCGACGGCCACCCGCTCGGGACCGACGGCTCCGGCCGCGACGTGCTCGCGGTGATCGTCTACTCGACCGCGCCGACGTTCCAGATGGCGCTCGTCGCCGGCCTCGCCGCGACGCTGATCGGGACCGCCGCCGGGCTCGTCTCCGGCTACATGCGCGGCGCGCCGGACACGCTCGTGCGCGGGATCTCCGACGTGATGATCGGGATCCCCGCGTTCGCGATGCTGATCCTCGTCGCGGCGGTGATGGGCGACCTCTCGCTGCTCGGGCTGGCGCTCGTGATCGCGCTGTTCACGTGGCCGCTGGTCGCGCGCGCGGTGCGGGCGCAGGTGCTGACGCTGCGCGAGCAGCCGTTCGTCACGATCAGCCGGCTGTCGAACCGCAGCCCCGGCGCGATCATGGCGTTCGAGCTGCTGCCGAACCTGCTGACGCTCGTGACCGCGATGTTCGTCGGCGCGATCTCCGGCGCGCTCGCGATCGCGATCGGCCTGCAGCTGATCGGCCTCGGCCCGATCGACACGCAGACGCTCGGCCTCGCGCTCCAGAACGCGCTCTCGGCCGGCGCGCTGTCGCAGGGGCTGTGGTGGTGGTGGCTGCCGCCGGCGGCGCTGCTGATCGTCTTCTTCGTCGGCCTCTTCCTCGTCTCGCTCGCGGTCGACGAGATCGCCAACCCACGGCTGCGAAAGGCGGGCCGCAACGATGGCTGA
- a CDS encoding ABC transporter ATP-binding protein yields MADATATSAPATTVLSVEGLTVSYPGGGGRRVVVDDVGFELRRGEMLGLVGESGSGKSTTAMSVLGLIRAPGRIESGSVLLDGVDLSALGAEQLRRHRWRDISLVPQGAMSALNPVMRVGAQIADVIEVHERRRVPGRRIDELLGSVGLPARTARMYPHELSGGMKQRACIAMAIALGPKVMVADEPTSALDVIVQKAVAETLKGVQARLGMSVVIIGHDMALQAQLVDRVGVMCRGRLVEIGPVRSIFRSPAHPYTRLLLQAVPSLRQREWHPAAATQALRDEALALVAARHPLADVGPDHKAAMP; encoded by the coding sequence ATGGCTGACGCGACCGCGACCAGCGCGCCCGCGACGACGGTCCTCTCCGTCGAGGGGCTGACGGTCAGCTACCCCGGCGGCGGCGGCCGCCGTGTCGTCGTCGACGACGTCGGCTTCGAGCTGCGCCGCGGCGAGATGCTCGGTCTCGTCGGCGAGTCCGGCTCGGGCAAGTCGACGACGGCGATGTCGGTCCTCGGGCTGATCAGAGCGCCCGGCCGGATCGAGTCCGGCAGCGTGCTGCTCGACGGCGTCGACCTCAGCGCGCTGGGGGCGGAGCAGCTGCGCCGCCACCGTTGGAGAGACATCTCGCTCGTGCCGCAGGGCGCGATGTCGGCGCTGAACCCGGTGATGCGGGTCGGCGCGCAGATCGCCGACGTGATCGAGGTGCACGAGCGCAGACGCGTGCCCGGCAGACGGATCGACGAGCTGCTCGGCTCGGTCGGGCTGCCGGCGCGCACCGCGCGGATGTACCCGCATGAGCTGAGCGGCGGCATGAAGCAGCGCGCCTGCATCGCGATGGCGATCGCGCTCGGCCCGAAGGTGATGGTCGCCGACGAGCCGACGAGCGCGCTCGACGTGATCGTCCAGAAGGCCGTCGCCGAGACGCTCAAGGGCGTGCAGGCGCGGCTCGGCATGTCGGTCGTGATCATCGGCCACGACATGGCGCTGCAGGCGCAGCTCGTCGACCGCGTCGGCGTGATGTGCAGAGGGCGGCTGGTCGAGATCGGCCCGGTCCGCAGCATCTTCCGCTCGCCCGCGCACCCTTACACGAGACTGCTGCTGCAGGCGGTCCCGTCGCTGCGCCAGCGCGAGTGGCATCCGGCCGCCGCGACGCAGGCGCTGCGCGACGAGGCGCTCGCGCTCGTCGCCGCACGGCACCCACTGGCCGACGTCGGCCCCGACCACAAGGCGGCGATGCCGTGA
- a CDS encoding ABC transporter ATP-binding protein: MSDDLLLQAENVTKVYRSGLLEQREPVTALKDFSLELHAERPQIVALAGQSGSGKTTAAQIALGFVEPSSGSIRYRGTPLRTLGRDARRRFRQDVQAVLQDPFTAFNPVYRVRHVFDVCVRNFDVAATPAEARRAVAEAIEFVGLEPGRVLDAYPYQLSGGERQRIMIARAMLLRPRVIVADEPVSMVDASIRAAILEVIVNLRREAGISFLYVTHDLSTAYHIADELLVLYEGETVERGDARAVIDAPSHEYTRRLIDAVPVPDPDVRWAAEVREDAA, translated from the coding sequence GTGAGCGACGACCTTCTGCTGCAGGCCGAGAACGTCACGAAGGTCTACCGCTCCGGGCTGCTGGAGCAGCGCGAGCCGGTGACGGCGCTGAAGGACTTCTCGCTGGAGCTGCACGCCGAGCGGCCGCAGATCGTCGCGCTCGCCGGCCAGAGCGGCAGCGGCAAGACGACCGCGGCGCAGATCGCGCTCGGCTTCGTCGAGCCGTCGAGCGGGTCGATCCGCTACCGCGGCACGCCGCTGCGCACGCTCGGCCGCGACGCCCGCCGGCGCTTCCGCCAGGACGTGCAGGCGGTCCTCCAGGACCCTTTCACTGCGTTCAATCCGGTCTACCGCGTGCGGCACGTCTTCGACGTCTGCGTGCGCAACTTCGACGTCGCCGCGACGCCGGCGGAGGCGAGACGCGCGGTCGCCGAGGCGATCGAGTTCGTCGGGCTGGAGCCCGGCCGCGTGCTCGACGCCTACCCGTACCAGCTCAGCGGCGGCGAGCGGCAGCGGATCATGATCGCGCGCGCGATGCTGCTGCGGCCGAGAGTGATCGTCGCCGACGAACCCGTCTCGATGGTCGACGCGTCGATCCGCGCGGCGATCCTGGAGGTGATCGTGAACCTGCGCAGGGAGGCCGGGATCTCGTTCCTGTACGTGACCCACGACCTCTCGACGGCCTACCACATCGCCGACGAGCTGCTCGTCCTCTACGAGGGCGAGACGGTCGAGCGCGGCGACGCGCGCGCGGTGATCGACGCGCCGTCGCACGAGTACACGCGGCGGCTGATCGACGCCGTCCCGGTCCCCGACCCGGACGTGCGCTGGGCGGCCGAGGTGCGGGAGGACGCGGCATGA
- a CDS encoding mannonate dehydratase — MTEPALAEILLEKPPHPFWTVLRQLGIEQAVGVLPRYHADWRESAGEQPWDLMPLTLYRDQVAEAGLRLAAIEDNPPMDKLRLGLPGREEELEAVLRLIRSMGTLGIPVWCYNWMPVLGWMRTRMAAPTRGGALVSSWDAALLADAPLTYAGFVPDEQLWEALAWFLERVCPVAEEAGVTLALHPDDPPLSPIRGIARIMSRVESFERLVDLNDSPANRITLCQGNFALMTDDLPATIRRLGERIAFAHFRDVRGTPERFEETFHDDGPTDMLACMRAYREIGFRGVLRSDHVPTIAGDSAAVAGYSHQARLHAIGYMAGLREAVARA, encoded by the coding sequence ATGACGGAGCCGGCGCTCGCGGAGATCCTGCTGGAGAAGCCGCCGCACCCGTTCTGGACGGTGCTGCGCCAGCTCGGGATCGAGCAGGCCGTCGGCGTGCTGCCGCGCTACCACGCCGACTGGCGCGAGTCGGCCGGCGAGCAGCCGTGGGACCTGATGCCGCTGACGCTCTACCGCGACCAGGTCGCCGAGGCGGGCCTGAGGCTCGCGGCGATCGAGGACAACCCGCCGATGGACAAGCTGCGGCTCGGGCTGCCGGGGCGGGAGGAGGAGCTGGAGGCGGTGCTGAGGCTGATCCGCTCGATGGGGACGCTCGGGATTCCGGTCTGGTGCTACAACTGGATGCCCGTGCTCGGCTGGATGCGGACGCGGATGGCCGCGCCGACGCGCGGCGGCGCGCTCGTCTCCTCGTGGGACGCCGCGCTGCTCGCCGACGCGCCGCTGACGTATGCGGGGTTCGTGCCCGACGAGCAGCTGTGGGAGGCGCTCGCGTGGTTCCTGGAGCGGGTCTGCCCGGTCGCGGAGGAGGCGGGGGTGACGCTCGCCTTGCATCCCGACGACCCGCCGCTGTCGCCGATCCGCGGGATCGCGCGGATCATGTCGCGCGTCGAGTCGTTCGAGCGCCTGGTCGATCTGAACGACAGTCCCGCGAACCGGATCACGCTCTGCCAGGGCAACTTCGCGCTGATGACCGACGACCTGCCCGCGACGATCCGGCGGCTGGGGGAGCGGATCGCGTTCGCCCACTTCCGCGACGTGCGCGGCACGCCCGAGCGGTTCGAGGAGACGTTCCACGACGACGGGCCGACCGACATGCTCGCGTGCATGCGCGCCTACCGCGAGATCGGCTTCAGGGGCGTGCTGCGCTCCGACCACGTGCCGACGATCGCCGGCGACAGCGCCGCGGTCGCGGGCTACTCGCACCAGGCGCGGCTGCACGCGATCGGCTACATGGCGGGGCTGCGCGAGGCGGTGGCGCGCGCGTAG
- a CDS encoding YciI family protein, with protein sequence MQYALLIHERPGVYDSLSEEQMQEVTAEYIAIHQDERIVGSGRLSPADTATTVRANGSGTLVTDGPFADTKDVFGGYFLFEADDIDAAIELAGKLPVLRFGGAVEIRTVLVPPT encoded by the coding sequence ATGCAGTACGCACTGTTGATCCACGAGCGGCCCGGCGTCTACGACTCACTCAGCGAGGAGCAGATGCAGGAGGTCACCGCCGAGTACATCGCGATCCACCAGGATGAGCGGATCGTCGGCTCCGGGCGCCTCAGCCCGGCGGACACCGCGACGACGGTGCGGGCGAACGGCAGCGGGACGCTCGTCACCGACGGACCGTTCGCGGACACGAAGGACGTCTTCGGCGGCTACTTCCTGTTCGAGGCCGACGACATCGACGCCGCGATCGAGCTGGCCGGCAAGCTGCCGGTGCTGCGCTTCGGCGGCGCGGTCGAGATCCGCACGGTGCTGGTGCCGCCGACTTGA
- a CDS encoding RNA polymerase sigma factor has translation MIERVFREQWGRVVAHLVGFLGDFDLAEEAAQEAFAVAAERWPRDGVPDNPGAWLVTTARNRAIDRIRRERTLAVKTRQLDVPAWVEDEVDETTIPDERLELIFTCCHPALATEAQVALTLRALGGLSTEEIARAFLVAPETMKRRLTRAKTKIKTVGIPFGVPPDHLLPERLPAVLAVVYLIFNEGYDGRVDLAAEAIRLGRVLVSLMPDEPEAHGLLALMLIHDARRETRVADGELVLLADQDRLRWDAAKIADGRAALDRAIALGVSGGGGSYVLQAAIASLQAAPRIDWPQVAALYGELARLTRSPVVELNRAVAVAESGGPEEALELVDRLELDDYPYLHSTRAELLRRLGRPGEARAAYERALALTSAEPQRRFLQRRLGELSA, from the coding sequence TTGATCGAGCGGGTCTTCCGCGAGCAGTGGGGCCGCGTGGTGGCCCACCTGGTCGGCTTCCTCGGCGACTTCGACCTCGCCGAGGAGGCCGCCCAGGAGGCGTTCGCGGTCGCCGCCGAGCGCTGGCCGCGCGACGGCGTTCCCGACAATCCCGGCGCGTGGCTCGTGACGACCGCGCGCAACCGCGCGATCGACAGGATCCGCCGCGAGCGCACGCTCGCGGTGAAGACGCGGCAGCTCGACGTGCCGGCGTGGGTGGAGGACGAGGTGGACGAGACGACGATCCCCGACGAGCGGCTGGAGCTGATCTTCACCTGCTGCCATCCGGCGCTCGCGACCGAGGCGCAGGTCGCGCTGACGCTGCGCGCGCTCGGGGGCCTGAGCACGGAGGAGATCGCACGCGCGTTCCTCGTCGCGCCGGAGACGATGAAGCGCCGCCTGACGCGCGCGAAGACGAAGATCAAGACGGTTGGGATCCCCTTCGGCGTGCCGCCGGACCACCTGCTGCCCGAACGGCTGCCGGCCGTGCTCGCGGTCGTCTACCTGATCTTCAACGAGGGCTACGACGGCCGCGTCGACCTCGCGGCGGAGGCGATCCGGCTGGGCCGCGTCCTCGTCTCGCTGATGCCCGACGAGCCCGAGGCGCACGGCCTGCTCGCGCTGATGCTGATCCACGACGCGCGGCGCGAGACGCGGGTCGCCGACGGCGAGCTGGTGCTGCTCGCCGACCAGGACCGGTTGCGCTGGGACGCCGCCAAGATCGCCGACGGCCGCGCCGCGCTCGACCGCGCGATCGCGCTCGGTGTCAGCGGAGGCGGCGGGTCCTACGTGCTGCAGGCGGCGATCGCCTCGCTGCAGGCAGCACCGCGGATCGACTGGCCTCAGGTCGCGGCGCTCTACGGCGAGCTGGCCCGCCTGACGCGCTCGCCGGTCGTGGAGTTGAACCGCGCCGTCGCCGTCGCCGAGAGCGGCGGGCCGGAGGAGGCGCTGGAGCTTGTCGACCGCCTGGAGCTGGACGACTACCCCTACCTCCACTCGACCCGCGCCGAGCTGCTGCGCCGCCTCGGCCGCCCCGGCGAGGCGCGCGCCGCCTACGAGCGCGCGCTCGCGCTGACGAGCGCCGAGCCCCAGCGCCGGTTCCTTCAGCGCAGGCTGGGCGAGCTGTCGGCCTAG
- a CDS encoding DUF6314 family protein produces MGRGVAAAPLLRVAVADLPAFLTGRWTLERTIDDRRAGRRGRASGEARFEPLDAGAGASGVGASGVGASGAASGGLRWIEHGTVQIGDFAGEFSRELAIVPDGDAWLVRFDDGRPFHPLDLREGRCLVDHPCGADAYAGALRAFETPAGPAGPAGPELEVDWRVTGPAKDQRIVTRYRRA; encoded by the coding sequence ATGGGTCGGGGAGTAGCGGCGGCGCCGCTGCTGCGCGTCGCCGTCGCCGACCTGCCGGCGTTCCTGACCGGCCGCTGGACGCTGGAGCGGACGATCGACGACCGCCGCGCCGGCCGTCGCGGCCGCGCGTCCGGCGAGGCGCGCTTCGAGCCGCTGGACGCCGGTGCGGGTGCGAGCGGCGTCGGCGCGAGCGGCGTCGGCGCGAGCGGCGCGGCATCGGGCGGCCTGCGCTGGATAGAGCACGGCACCGTCCAGATCGGCGACTTCGCGGGCGAGTTCTCGCGCGAGCTGGCGATCGTGCCGGACGGGGATGCCTGGCTCGTCCGCTTCGACGACGGCCGCCCGTTCCACCCACTCGACCTGCGCGAGGGCCGCTGCCTCGTCGACCACCCGTGCGGCGCCGACGCCTACGCCGGCGCGCTGCGCGCATTCGAGACGCCTGCCGGGCCCGCCGGCCCCGCCGGCCCCGAGCTGGAGGTCGACTGGCGCGTCACCGGCCCCGCGAAGGACCAGCGGATCGTGACCCGGTACCGGCGCGCGTGA